From one Bacteroides eggerthii genomic stretch:
- a CDS encoding DUF6377 domain-containing protein, protein MFRCLTLILFLFCFYSGLVAADKTDDNALLLQLDKMIEQREVYQKKVEKEITELRKMLDYVGDDKAKFDILSDLFVMYRSFKVDTALIVAEERLQLADRLGEEYVNQGLMNLADALNKIGKHEKALEVLDRVKRTEAVRKDTYFYYLYHTTYLSCYNDETEASKKRLFMQQIKAYKDTLIAISDPNTASYVTNKCGRLGLQGKWDEAIQILSGYYEHCADTNPDKASVEYLLAELYLGKRDMQQAKHFLIRASITDIANAKKVYMSLQQLAILLFQEGDIARAYNYISCSLEDVSFGKARYRIIDIAEYLPIIKAANDSRIKADRDRVLFFLLTLSILVIALVIVFFFLRKKNRNLLKVKQSLAEQNRRLQEMTGNLTRMNEEIKESNHIKEEYIGLLFNICSEYIYKQENDRKSLLKIVNTGSMADISKMLHNQSSTTEDFKLFISKFDTIFLSIFPDFVESFNALLKEDERIQVKEGELLTPELRIYALIRLGINDNSKIANFLHYSLQTVYNYRLKMRNKAIVPGKDLAVQVQKL, encoded by the coding sequence ATGTTCAGATGTTTGACTCTCATATTATTCCTTTTTTGTTTTTATTCCGGTTTGGTGGCTGCGGATAAGACAGATGATAATGCTCTGCTGTTGCAGTTGGATAAGATGATTGAGCAACGGGAGGTCTATCAGAAAAAGGTGGAAAAGGAGATTACGGAGCTTCGCAAAATGCTGGATTATGTGGGAGATGATAAAGCAAAGTTTGATATTTTGAGTGATTTGTTTGTCATGTACCGCTCTTTTAAAGTCGATACGGCACTGATTGTAGCGGAGGAGAGATTACAGTTGGCGGACAGGCTGGGTGAAGAGTATGTCAATCAAGGATTAATGAACCTGGCTGATGCTTTGAATAAGATAGGAAAACATGAAAAAGCATTGGAGGTTCTTGACAGAGTGAAAAGAACCGAGGCGGTACGGAAGGATACTTATTTTTATTATCTGTATCACACTACCTATTTGTCCTGCTATAATGATGAAACGGAAGCCTCCAAAAAGCGGCTGTTTATGCAACAGATAAAGGCTTATAAGGATACTTTGATAGCTATCAGCGACCCCAATACGGCGAGTTATGTGACCAATAAATGCGGTCGTTTGGGCTTGCAGGGAAAATGGGATGAGGCTATCCAAATACTGTCCGGATATTATGAGCATTGCGCGGATACGAACCCCGACAAGGCGAGTGTGGAATATTTGTTAGCGGAATTATATTTGGGCAAACGTGATATGCAGCAGGCGAAGCATTTCCTTATCCGGGCTTCCATTACCGACATAGCTAATGCCAAGAAAGTATACATGTCTTTGCAGCAATTGGCAATTCTACTTTTTCAGGAAGGGGATATTGCAAGAGCTTATAATTACATCTCCTGTTCATTGGAAGATGTGAGTTTCGGGAAAGCTCGTTACCGTATTATAGATATTGCCGAATATCTTCCTATTATCAAAGCAGCTAATGACAGCCGTATCAAAGCTGATAGAGACAGAGTCTTATTTTTTCTTTTGACTTTATCCATACTTGTTATTGCATTGGTTATTGTCTTCTTTTTCCTTCGTAAGAAAAATCGTAATTTGCTGAAAGTAAAGCAGTCGCTGGCCGAACAGAATCGGCGCTTGCAAGAGATGACCGGGAATCTAACCCGGATGAATGAAGAAATTAAAGAATCCAACCATATTAAGGAGGAGTATATCGGTTTGTTATTCAACATCTGCTCCGAATATATTTATAAGCAGGAGAATGACCGCAAGAGTTTACTGAAAATTGTTAATACCGGTTCTATGGCGGATATTTCCAAAATGCTTCATAATCAGTCTTCGACTACAGAAGATTTTAAATTATTCATCAGCAAGTTTGATACTATATTCCTATCTATTTTTCCGGATTTTGTGGAATCGTTCAATGCTCTGTTGAAAGAGGATGAGCGTATACAAGTAAAAGAAGGTGAATTGTTAACTCCCGAATTACGTATCTATGCACTTATTCGCTTAGGTATCAATGATAATTCCAAAATAGCCAATTTCCTTCACTATTCACTTCAAACAGTATATAATTATCGTTTGAAAATGCGGAATAAAGCGATTGTTCCTGGAAAAGACTTGGCTGTTCAGGTACAAAAGCTTTAA
- the folK gene encoding 2-amino-4-hydroxy-6-hydroxymethyldihydropteridine diphosphokinase, producing the protein MYVYFSLGTNLGDKEHNLRLAVRKIEERVGKVISLSAFYTTAPWGFSSEHTFLNAAACVETLLPPLSVLHFTQEIEREMGRTHKSVGRVYSDRVIDIDLLLYGDQVLDTPELKLPHPLMHERRFVLEPLVEIAPDLVHPVLKKKMLELL; encoded by the coding sequence ATGTACGTTTACTTTAGTTTAGGAACTAATCTCGGCGATAAGGAGCATAATCTCCGTCTCGCCGTCCGGAAAATAGAAGAGCGGGTGGGGAAAGTAATTTCTCTGTCCGCTTTTTATACCACCGCTCCATGGGGCTTTTCCTCCGAACACACATTCTTGAATGCGGCGGCTTGTGTGGAGACACTGCTTCCGCCGTTGTCTGTCCTGCATTTCACTCAGGAGATAGAACGTGAAATGGGACGTACGCATAAATCTGTCGGCAGGGTATATAGTGATCGGGTGATAGATATAGACTTGCTTTTATACGGTGACCAGGTGCTGGATACTCCCGAATTGAAGTTGCCTCACCCGCTGATGCACGAACGCCGCTTTGTGTTGGAACCGTTGGTGGAGATTGCACCGGATCTGGTACATCCTGTATTAAAGAAAAAAATGCTGGAATTGTTGTGA
- the queA gene encoding tRNA preQ1(34) S-adenosylmethionine ribosyltransferase-isomerase QueA, translating to MKLSQFKFKLPEEKIALHPTRYRDESRLMVLHRKTGEIEHRMFKDILEYFDDKDVFIFNDTKVFPARLYGNKEKTGARIEVFLLRELNEELRLWDVLVDPARKIRIGNKLYFGEDDSMVAEVIDNTTSRGRTLRFLYDGPHDEFKKALYALGETPLPHSIINRPVEPEDSERFQSIFARNEGAVTAPTASLHFSRELMKRMEIKGIDFAYITLHAGLGNFRDIDVEDLTKHKTDSEQMIVTEEAVKIVNRAKDVNRQVCAVGTTVMRAIESTVSTDGHLKEYEGWTNKFIFPPYDFTVANAMVSNFHMPLSTLLMIVAAFGGYEQVMEAYNVALKEDYRFGTYGDAMLITDK from the coding sequence ATGAAACTGTCGCAGTTTAAATTTAAACTTCCTGAAGAGAAGATTGCCTTACATCCTACAAGGTATAGAGATGAGTCACGCTTGATGGTACTACACAGAAAAACGGGCGAAATCGAACACCGTATGTTTAAGGATATTCTGGAGTATTTCGATGATAAGGATGTATTTATTTTTAATGATACGAAAGTATTTCCCGCCCGTTTGTACGGCAACAAGGAGAAGACCGGCGCCCGTATCGAGGTATTTCTGTTGCGTGAGTTGAATGAGGAGTTGCGCTTGTGGGATGTGCTGGTGGATCCTGCCCGCAAAATTCGTATCGGTAACAAACTTTATTTCGGTGAGGATGATTCTATGGTGGCTGAAGTGATTGACAATACAACCTCACGCGGACGTACTCTCCGTTTTCTTTATGACGGGCCGCATGACGAGTTCAAGAAAGCTCTGTATGCGTTGGGCGAAACTCCGCTGCCGCACAGCATCATCAACCGTCCGGTAGAACCGGAGGATTCGGAGCGTTTCCAGTCTATTTTTGCCCGTAATGAGGGTGCTGTAACTGCTCCGACGGCGAGCCTGCATTTCAGCCGCGAGTTGATGAAGCGCATGGAGATTAAAGGAATTGACTTTGCCTACATCACTCTGCATGCCGGTTTGGGCAACTTCCGCGATATTGATGTGGAGGATCTTACAAAACATAAAACCGACTCTGAACAGATGATTGTTACGGAGGAAGCTGTAAAAATTGTGAACCGCGCCAAGGATGTGAATAGGCAAGTGTGCGCCGTAGGTACTACGGTGATGCGTGCGATAGAAAGCACCGTCAGCACAGACGGTCATTTGAAGGAGTATGAAGGCTGGACAAACAAGTTTATCTTCCCTCCGTATGACTTTACGGTTGCCAATGCAATGGTGTCCAACTTCCACATGCCGCTTTCCACCCTGTTGATGATTGTTGCCGCTTTCGGCGGTTATGAGCAGGTAATGGAGGCCTATAACGTAGCGTTGAAGGAAGATTACCGTTTCGGCACTTATGGCGATGCAATGCTGATTACGGATAAGTAA
- the truB gene encoding tRNA pseudouridine(55) synthase TruB — protein MMDFKEGEVLFFNKPLGWTSFKVVGHARYHICRRIKVKKLKVGHAGTLDPLATGVMIVCTGKATKRIEEFQYHTKEYVATIRLGATTPSYDLEHDIDATYPTEHITRELVEETLKRFVGEIQQVPPAFSACMVNGKRAYDLARKGEEVELKPKLLVIDEIELLECNLPEIKVRVVCSKGTYIRALARDIGEALHSGAHLTALERTRVGDVRIEDCLDPLAFKEWIDGQEVVIEEN, from the coding sequence ATGATGGATTTTAAAGAAGGCGAAGTTCTGTTTTTCAATAAGCCGCTGGGCTGGACATCGTTTAAGGTCGTAGGGCATGCCCGTTACCATATCTGCCGGCGGATAAAAGTAAAGAAGCTGAAGGTGGGGCATGCAGGTACGCTCGATCCTCTCGCTACGGGAGTGATGATAGTGTGTACGGGCAAGGCGACGAAGCGGATTGAAGAATTCCAATACCATACGAAGGAGTATGTGGCTACCATTCGGTTGGGTGCTACCACTCCCTCTTATGACCTGGAACACGATATAGACGCTACCTATCCTACGGAACATATTACGCGGGAACTGGTAGAGGAAACCTTGAAGCGGTTTGTAGGTGAGATACAGCAGGTTCCGCCTGCATTCTCGGCTTGTATGGTGAACGGTAAACGCGCGTATGACCTTGCCCGCAAGGGGGAGGAAGTGGAGCTGAAGCCCAAATTGCTGGTGATTGACGAGATTGAGCTGCTGGAGTGCAATCTTCCGGAGATCAAAGTCCGGGTGGTATGCAGCAAGGGAACTTACATCCGCGCTCTGGCACGCGACATCGGTGAAGCTCTGCATAGCGGTGCCCACCTCACTGCTTTGGAACGTACACGCGTGGGGGATGTCCGTATAGAAGATTGTCTCGACCCGCTCGCGTTCAAAGAGTGGATAGACGGACAAGAAGTCGTAATAGAAGAAAATTGA
- a CDS encoding undecaprenyl-diphosphate phosphatase, whose translation MGDLSTLEVIIIAIVEGLTEFLPVSSTGHMIITQNLLGIESTEFVKAFTVIIQFGAILSVVWLYWKRFFRLNHTPVPEGTSALKRFLHKFDFYWKLLVAFVPAAILGFLFSDKIDEMLESVTVVAVMLVIGGVFMLFCDKIFSKGSEDTVLTERKAFNIGLFQCIAMIPGVSRSMATIVGGMAQKMTRKAAAEFSFFLAVPTMFAATMYKMLKLFLDGGTEIIMNNMPALIIGNVVAFVVALLAIKFFISFVTKYGFKAFGWYRIIVGGIILLLLLTGHNLEVV comes from the coding sequence ATGGGAGATTTGAGTACGCTTGAAGTGATTATTATAGCTATTGTAGAGGGATTGACAGAGTTTTTGCCGGTTTCGTCTACGGGGCACATGATTATTACGCAGAATCTGCTGGGTATAGAGAGTACGGAGTTTGTGAAAGCCTTTACGGTGATAATACAGTTTGGTGCAATTCTTTCAGTGGTTTGGCTGTATTGGAAGCGCTTTTTCCGTCTGAACCATACACCGGTTCCGGAGGGGACTTCCGCATTGAAACGCTTTCTGCATAAGTTCGATTTTTATTGGAAGTTGCTGGTGGCATTTGTCCCGGCGGCCATATTGGGTTTCCTGTTCAGCGACAAGATTGATGAGATGCTGGAAAGTGTGACCGTAGTGGCTGTGATGCTTGTGATCGGCGGCGTGTTTATGCTGTTCTGCGACAAGATATTCTCAAAAGGCAGCGAGGATACTGTCCTGACGGAGAGGAAGGCTTTCAATATTGGTCTGTTCCAGTGTATTGCGATGATACCGGGCGTGTCACGTTCCATGGCGACCATTGTTGGCGGTATGGCGCAGAAGATGACCCGTAAGGCTGCGGCTGAGTTCTCTTTCTTTCTGGCCGTTCCCACAATGTTTGCAGCCACGATGTATAAGATGCTGAAACTCTTTTTGGATGGCGGAACGGAGATTATCATGAATAATATGCCGGCATTGATAATCGGTAATGTGGTGGCTTTTGTGGTAGCTCTGCTTGCCATTAAGTTCTTCATCAGCTTCGTGACGAAATATGGCTTTAAGGCGTTTGGCTGGTATCGTATTATTGTTGGAGGAATCATCCTTCTGCTGTTGCTCACAGGACACAATCTAGAGGTGGTGTGA
- a CDS encoding DUF3098 domain-containing protein, which produces MSKQKFAFDKTNFILLAVGMAVVILGFILMTGPVSTPTHFEPDIFSVRRIKVAPLVCLLGFVFMIYAVLRKPKIKEETKE; this is translated from the coding sequence ATGAGTAAACAGAAGTTCGCTTTTGACAAGACCAACTTTATTTTGCTTGCTGTCGGCATGGCGGTGGTAATACTTGGTTTTATTTTGATGACCGGTCCTGTATCTACACCGACGCATTTCGAACCGGATATTTTCAGTGTAAGACGTATCAAGGTGGCTCCACTGGTCTGCCTTTTGGGGTTTGTGTTTATGATATACGCTGTGTTGCGTAAACCGAAAATAAAAGAGGAAACAAAAGAATGA
- a CDS encoding cell division protein FtsX, with product MKIKHNSVSYFDMQFVTSSISTTLVLLLLGLVVFFVLGAHNLSVYVKENINFSILISDDMKESDILKLQKKLDKEPFVKATEYISKKQALREQTEAMGTDPQEFLGYNPFTASIEVKLHSDYANSDSIAKIEKKIKKNTNIQEVLYQKDLIDAVNDNIRNISLMLLGLAVILTFISFALINNTIRLTIYSKRFLIHTMKLVGASWSFIRRPFLRRNFWIGVLSAVIADAVLWGAAYWLVSYEPELIRVITPDVMLLVSVSVLIFGVLITWLCALLSINKYLKMKAGTLYYI from the coding sequence ATGAAGATTAAACATAATTCGGTATCCTACTTTGATATGCAGTTCGTTACGTCCAGCATAAGCACCACGTTGGTACTGCTGCTGCTGGGATTGGTGGTGTTCTTTGTGTTGGGAGCCCACAATCTTTCCGTATATGTAAAGGAGAATATCAACTTTTCCATTCTTATCAGTGACGACATGAAGGAGAGTGACATCCTCAAATTGCAGAAGAAGCTGGATAAAGAGCCGTTTGTAAAGGCTACGGAGTATATCTCTAAGAAACAGGCGCTTCGTGAACAGACAGAGGCTATGGGAACGGATCCGCAGGAATTCCTCGGCTACAATCCTTTTACGGCGTCCATTGAGGTCAAGTTACATTCTGATTATGCCAATTCGGACAGCATTGCCAAGATAGAGAAGAAAATCAAGAAGAATACGAACATTCAGGAAGTGCTTTATCAGAAAGATCTGATAGATGCGGTGAATGATAATATTCGCAACATCAGCCTGATGCTGTTGGGACTGGCGGTTATTTTGACTTTTATCTCCTTTGCGCTGATAAACAACACGATACGTCTGACTATCTATTCCAAGCGTTTCCTTATTCATACCATGAAACTGGTGGGGGCGAGCTGGAGCTTTATCAGGCGTCCGTTCTTGCGGCGTAATTTCTGGATAGGTGTGCTGTCGGCTGTCATCGCCGATGCCGTTTTATGGGGAGCCGCTTATTGGCTGGTTTCTTATGAACCGGAACTGATCAGGGTCATCACCCCCGATGTGATGTTGCTGGTTTCCGTTTCCGTACTGATATTCGGAGTGCTTATTACGTGGTTGTGCGCGTTGCTTTCCATTAACAAATATCTGAAGATGAAGGCAGGCACACTGTACTATATATAG
- a CDS encoding class I SAM-dependent methyltransferase, with protein sequence MNKLTIKACPVCGGTHLERTLTCIDHYASGEVFHLCGCRDCGFIFTQDFPVEAEIGRYYETPDYISHSDTKKGVMNSVYHWVRGYMLKRKARLVAHEAHRKTGRLLDIGTGTGYFADTMKRGGWQVEAIEKNAHARAFAKEHFGLEVKPDTALKDFEPDSFDVITLWHVMEHLEPLNEVWETLNSLLTEKGVLIVAVPNCSSYDARKYGAYWAAYDVPRHLWHFTPGTIQQLGSKHGFILAERHPMPFDAFYISMLTEKNMRHSCPFVRGMITGTLAWLHALVKKERSSSMIYVFRKKR encoded by the coding sequence ATGAATAAACTCACTATAAAAGCTTGTCCGGTATGTGGTGGAACGCATTTGGAGCGTACCCTGACCTGCATAGATCATTATGCTTCGGGTGAAGTATTCCACTTGTGCGGTTGTCGGGACTGCGGTTTTATTTTTACTCAAGACTTTCCCGTCGAAGCTGAAATCGGACGTTATTACGAAACTCCCGATTATATTTCCCATTCGGACACGAAGAAAGGAGTGATGAACTCGGTGTATCATTGGGTGCGCGGCTATATGCTGAAACGCAAGGCCCGTCTGGTGGCACATGAGGCGCATCGCAAGACCGGGCGTTTGCTGGATATAGGTACGGGAACCGGCTATTTTGCCGACACGATGAAACGTGGAGGCTGGCAGGTGGAAGCTATTGAAAAGAATGCCCATGCGCGCGCATTTGCCAAAGAGCATTTCGGCTTGGAGGTGAAACCGGATACGGCTTTGAAGGATTTTGAGCCGGACAGTTTCGATGTCATCACCCTATGGCATGTCATGGAGCATCTCGAACCGTTGAATGAGGTCTGGGAAACTCTGAATTCGTTGCTGACCGAGAAGGGAGTGCTGATTGTGGCCGTACCCAACTGTTCGTCGTACGACGCCAGAAAATACGGTGCTTATTGGGCTGCATACGATGTTCCCCGACATTTGTGGCATTTCACTCCAGGCACTATTCAGCAACTGGGTTCCAAGCATGGCTTTATTCTGGCGGAACGTCATCCCATGCCGTTCGATGCTTTTTATATCTCCATGCTGACAGAGAAGAACATGCGTCATTCGTGCCCGTTTGTAAGAGGAATGATTACCGGAACATTGGCATGGCTTCATGCACTGGTGAAGAAAGAGCGCAGCAGCTCCATGATTTATGTGTTTCGTAAAAAAAGATGA
- the miaB gene encoding tRNA (N6-isopentenyl adenosine(37)-C2)-methylthiotransferase MiaB has protein sequence MENVTGADFKSATADDNKKLFIETYGCQMNVADSEVIASVMQMAGYSVADTLEEADAVFMNTCSIRDNAEQKILNRLEFFHSLKKKKKNLIVGVLGCMAERVKDDLITNHHVDLVVGPDAYLTLPDLIAAVEAGEKAINVELSTTETYRDVIPSRICGNHISGFVSIMRGCNNFCTYCIVPYTRGRERSRDVESILNEVSDLVAKGYKEVTLLGQNVNSYRFEKADGEVITFPMLLRIVAGAAPGVRIRFTTSHPKDMSDETLQVIAEVPNVCKHIHLPVQSGSSRILKLMNRKYTREWYLERVDAIRRIVPDCGLSTDIFSGFHSETEEDHQLSLSLMEECGYDAAFMFKYSERPGTYASKHLPDDVPEEVKIRRLNEIIALQNRLSAEANARCVGKTYEVLVEGVSKRSRDQLFGRTEQNRVVVFDRGAHRVGDFVTVKITESSSATLKGEEV, from the coding sequence ATGGAAAATGTGACGGGAGCAGACTTTAAATCTGCAACTGCTGATGACAACAAGAAGTTGTTCATCGAAACCTATGGCTGCCAGATGAATGTGGCGGACAGTGAAGTGATAGCTTCTGTGATGCAGATGGCGGGATATTCCGTAGCCGATACGCTGGAGGAAGCGGATGCGGTGTTTATGAATACCTGTTCCATTCGTGACAATGCCGAACAAAAGATTTTAAACCGTCTAGAATTTTTTCATTCGCTCAAGAAGAAGAAAAAGAACCTGATTGTCGGTGTGTTGGGATGCATGGCGGAGCGCGTCAAGGACGATTTGATTACGAATCACCATGTCGACTTGGTGGTAGGTCCGGATGCTTATCTCACTTTGCCCGATTTGATAGCTGCCGTAGAGGCAGGGGAGAAAGCCATTAATGTGGAGCTCTCCACAACGGAAACTTATCGCGATGTGATACCTTCGCGTATTTGTGGAAATCATATATCGGGTTTTGTCTCCATTATGCGCGGCTGTAACAATTTCTGCACGTACTGCATCGTTCCCTATACCCGCGGACGCGAGCGTAGCCGCGATGTGGAGAGTATTCTGAATGAAGTGTCCGATTTGGTGGCCAAGGGTTATAAGGAAGTGACCTTGTTGGGGCAGAATGTCAACTCTTACCGTTTTGAGAAGGCGGATGGAGAAGTGATAACCTTTCCCATGTTGCTACGCATAGTAGCCGGGGCTGCTCCGGGTGTCCGCATCCGTTTCACTACTTCCCACCCCAAAGATATGAGTGATGAAACGCTGCAAGTCATAGCGGAAGTTCCCAATGTATGCAAGCATATACATTTGCCCGTACAAAGCGGGAGTAGCCGTATATTGAAACTGATGAACCGTAAATATACTCGTGAGTGGTATCTGGAGCGTGTTGATGCCATTCGCCGTATCGTTCCGGATTGTGGATTGTCTACGGATATATTCTCCGGTTTCCACTCGGAAACGGAAGAGGATCACCAGCTTTCCCTCTCCCTGATGGAGGAATGTGGTTATGACGCCGCCTTTATGTTTAAGTATTCCGAACGTCCGGGTACGTATGCCAGCAAACATCTGCCGGATGATGTGCCTGAAGAAGTGAAAATTCGCCGCCTGAACGAAATCATCGCTTTGCAAAACCGTCTTTCCGCCGAGGCCAACGCCCGCTGTGTGGGTAAGACTTATGAAGTGTTGGTGGAGGGCGTTTCCAAACGTTCACGCGACCAGCTTTTCGGACGCACCGAGCAGAATCGTGTAGTGGTTTTCGACAGGGGTGCGCATCGGGTAGGTGATTTTGTGACTGTGAAGATTACGGAAAGCAGCTCGGCGACACTGAAAGGAGAAGAAGTCTGA
- a CDS encoding acetyl-CoA hydrolase/transferase family protein gives MAFNYISAAEAASLIKHGYNIGLSGFTPAGTAKAVTAELAKIAEAEHAKGNPFQIGIFTGASTGDSCDGILSRAKAIRYRAPYTTNVDFRKAVNNGEIAYNDIHLSQMAQEVRYGFMGKVNVAVIEACEVTPDGKIYLTAAGGIAPTICRLADQIIVELNAAHSKNAMGLHDVYEPLDPPYRREIPIFKPSDRIGQPYIQVDPKKIVGIVETNWPDEARGFADPDPLTDKIGQNVADFLAADMKRGIIPSTFLPLQSGVGNIANAVLGALGRDKTIPAFEMYTEVIQNSVIGLIRDGRVKFGSACSLTVTNDCLNGIYEDMDFFRDKLVLRPSEISNSPEIVRRLGVISINTAIEADLYGNVNSTHIGGTKMMNGIGGSGDFTRNAYISIFTCPSVAKEGKISAIVPMVSHVDHSEHDVNIIVTEQGVADLRGKSPKERAQAIIENCVHPDYKNILWDYLKLTDGKAQTPHAVRAALAMHAELAKSGDMKNVDWGQYK, from the coding sequence ATGGCATTTAATTACATTTCAGCAGCAGAAGCTGCGAGCCTGATCAAACATGGCTACAACATTGGCTTAAGCGGATTTACTCCCGCAGGAACAGCCAAAGCCGTAACGGCCGAACTGGCAAAAATTGCAGAAGCGGAACATGCCAAAGGAAATCCTTTTCAGATAGGCATTTTTACAGGCGCCTCAACCGGTGATTCCTGTGACGGCATCCTTTCACGCGCCAAAGCAATCCGTTACCGCGCTCCCTACACAACAAACGTCGATTTCCGTAAAGCGGTGAACAACGGTGAGATTGCCTATAATGACATCCATTTGTCACAAATGGCACAGGAGGTACGCTACGGCTTCATGGGCAAAGTAAATGTTGCCGTCATCGAAGCATGTGAAGTGACACCCGACGGAAAAATCTACCTGACTGCCGCCGGAGGTATCGCTCCTACGATCTGCCGTCTGGCCGACCAGATCATTGTAGAGCTGAACGCCGCCCACAGCAAAAACGCCATGGGACTGCACGACGTTTACGAACCGCTCGATCCGCCTTATCGCCGCGAAATCCCCATCTTCAAGCCCAGCGACCGCATCGGACAGCCCTATATTCAGGTTGACCCGAAAAAGATTGTCGGCATTGTAGAAACCAATTGGCCGGACGAAGCACGCGGCTTTGCCGACCCCGACCCGCTGACCGACAAGATCGGACAGAACGTGGCCGACTTCCTTGCCGCAGATATGAAGCGGGGCATTATTCCTTCTACTTTCTTGCCTTTACAGTCGGGCGTAGGAAATATAGCCAATGCAGTATTAGGCGCTTTGGGACGTGACAAGACAATCCCTGCATTCGAAATGTACACAGAGGTAATTCAGAACTCGGTTATCGGACTGATTCGCGACGGCCGCGTGAAGTTCGGCAGCGCCTGCTCGCTGACCGTAACCAACGACTGTCTGAACGGCATCTACGAAGATATGGACTTCTTCCGCGACAAGCTGGTTCTCCGTCCGTCGGAAATCTCCAACAGCCCTGAGATTGTACGCCGCTTAGGAGTTATTTCCATCAATACGGCCATCGAAGCCGACCTCTACGGAAACGTCAACTCCACCCATATCGGCGGTACGAAGATGATGAACGGCATCGGCGGCTCAGGAGACTTTACGCGTAATGCCTATATCTCTATCTTTACTTGTCCGTCTGTTGCCAAAGAAGGTAAAATCAGCGCCATTGTGCCCATGGTTTCCCATGTGGACCACAGCGAACACGATGTCAACATCATCGTCACCGAACAAGGCGTTGCCGACCTGCGCGGCAAGAGCCCGAAAGAACGCGCACAAGCCATCATCGAAAACTGCGTTCATCCGGACTACAAGAATATCCTGTGGGATTACCTGAAACTGACTGACGGCAAAGCTCAAACTCCGCATGCCGTCCGCGCCGCTTTGGCTATGCATGCCGAACTGGCAAAAAGCGGAGATATGAAGAATGTAGACTGGGGACAGTACAAATAA